Proteins co-encoded in one Rhodothermia bacterium genomic window:
- a CDS encoding YraN family protein yields MGNKQTGDKGEAVAERFLRQKGFQVLHQNYRIGHLELDLVCQSPDGQFLVFVEVKTRKNLQYGHPAEALHAVKRDRLIRAAALYLDQKKMEEVKCRFDVVSIVMQHGEAIQIEHFEDAFWAN; encoded by the coding sequence ATGGGAAATAAACAAACCGGAGATAAAGGTGAGGCAGTTGCGGAACGTTTTTTGCGCCAAAAAGGATTCCAAGTTTTGCATCAGAATTACCGTATTGGGCATTTGGAATTAGACTTGGTTTGCCAATCTCCCGATGGGCAGTTCCTTGTTTTTGTGGAAGTTAAAACCCGTAAAAACCTCCAATATGGTCATCCTGCCGAGGCTCTTCATGCTGTTAAGCGGGATCGTTTAATTCGGGCAGCAGCCCTATACTTAGATCAGAAAAAGATGGAAGAGGTCAAGTGCCGCTTTGATGTTGTTTCAATCGTGATGCAGCATGGCGAAGCGATCCAGATCGAACATTTTGAAGACGCCTTTTGGGCAAATTAA
- a CDS encoding PAS domain-containing protein — protein MKTILLFDQLEGNFLFLKDLLSSAGTEEIKLDWTSSFREALGALEKGIFDLYLLSYESGGLQLLHAARKDKERVPALLIQRYNDDRMAQRVQDLGALGCLSMDGIRLQPLRSVLNTSLRQADAIRAMSEGDERLRIALKAARMVAWDWDVPKDELRYSSEPSMVTGRISYGLRHKFATFLSYVHQEDRAAVNMSIQRILLSGSDYDFEYRIITSDNNIRWVRSVAKVFRSVEGEALRMTGIVMDITEKREAADQIVRMNESLEERVRFRTAELEASNKELEAFAYSVSHDLKVPLQAMYGFLEYLMQGNVPEDKQFEYLQKVKRNAERMNALIEDLLALSRVTRIKLEQELVDLTEMAKSIHHDLVISVKNRWVHMDVQDQVWASCDGRMMKIAFENLIGNAWKYTGKAIDPYILFGAIEIDGQVVYFMKDNGDGFDREAATKLFHPFQRFHTERQFTGTGVGLATVERVITRHGGEIDAFSESGKGAAFFFSLHGPLPDRGAIKVALDKKVPEIEMV, from the coding sequence TTGAAAACAATTTTGCTATTCGATCAGCTTGAGGGCAACTTTTTGTTCCTGAAAGATTTATTGTCTTCTGCTGGTACTGAAGAAATAAAACTTGACTGGACTTCGTCCTTCCGAGAGGCATTGGGCGCTTTGGAGAAAGGAATTTTTGACCTCTACCTGCTAAGTTACGAAAGTGGAGGGTTACAATTGTTACATGCAGCCAGAAAAGATAAAGAAAGAGTCCCAGCCCTGCTTATCCAACGTTATAATGATGATCGGATGGCTCAGCGTGTACAAGATTTGGGCGCTTTAGGATGTCTATCTATGGATGGAATCCGTTTACAGCCCTTAAGATCGGTTTTAAATACCAGTTTGCGGCAAGCGGATGCCATACGCGCGATGTCGGAAGGAGATGAGCGCTTGAGAATTGCATTAAAAGCAGCCCGAATGGTGGCGTGGGATTGGGACGTACCGAAGGATGAATTAAGGTATTCCTCCGAGCCTTCTATGGTAACTGGGAGAATTTCTTATGGTTTAAGACATAAATTTGCTACGTTTCTTTCCTATGTCCACCAAGAGGACAGAGCGGCCGTGAACATGTCCATTCAAAGAATTTTGTTGAGTGGTTCCGATTATGATTTTGAATACCGCATCATCACCTCCGATAACAACATCAGATGGGTACGGTCAGTGGCCAAGGTCTTTAGAAGCGTAGAAGGGGAGGCACTCCGAATGACGGGGATTGTGATGGACATTACGGAAAAACGCGAGGCCGCAGATCAAATTGTGCGCATGAACGAATCTCTGGAGGAACGGGTTCGGTTTAGAACCGCCGAGTTGGAAGCATCCAACAAAGAATTGGAAGCCTTTGCATATTCGGTATCGCATGACCTGAAAGTCCCGCTTCAGGCCATGTATGGTTTTTTAGAATATCTTATGCAAGGAAATGTCCCTGAAGATAAACAGTTCGAGTATCTACAAAAAGTAAAGCGTAATGCCGAACGTATGAACGCACTCATTGAAGATCTTTTGGCGTTATCGCGCGTGACCCGAATAAAGTTAGAACAAGAATTGGTTGACCTAACCGAAATGGCGAAATCCATCCACCATGATCTTGTAATATCGGTCAAAAATCGCTGGGTACATATGGATGTCCAAGACCAAGTTTGGGCAAGTTGTGATGGCCGGATGATGAAAATTGCATTTGAGAACTTAATTGGCAATGCTTGGAAATACACGGGAAAAGCCATTGACCCCTATATTCTTTTTGGGGCGATTGAAATTGATGGACAGGTGGTCTATTTTATGAAAGACAATGGCGATGGGTTTGATAGAGAGGCCGCCACTAAATTATTTCATCCCTTTCAACGCTTCCATACAGAAAGACAATTTACAGGTACTGGCGTGGGGCTTGCTACGGTTGAGCGAGTGATTACCCGGCATGGTGGCGAAATTGATGCCTTCTCTGAATCTGGAAAAGGGGCTGCGTTCTTCTTTAGTCTTCATGGGCCTTTACCCGACCGAGGGGCTATAAAAGTTGCTTTAGACAAGAAAGTACCCGAAATCGAAATGGTGTAG
- a CDS encoding DNA-processing protein DprA, with protein sequence MNESRLEDKKNRLSWILALEGLDGIGRIQTQRLVNTFPTYEDLLNMPYEQALVRMKGVAKKENLLQRLRDKSYFTPLLHAAQEQITALQRIRVEVISWLDPNWPAGLPINQSPPKPNLLYGYGNIALLKEPSFAIFGRTGIDPSAFERTQSAVRHLLAHHKMILGGLNTGFDTVVHKICAEAGRPSIMWASSGLSRVKTEIRTQAMNSVRLGGLMVSSFPMQHGHQEHDEFERAKWMASIAQCCIFADVKENSPEYHAMNLAISLEKPVFGIGNTFPTGVQPISSEQDFVWLTVS encoded by the coding sequence ATGAACGAATCAAGACTTGAAGATAAAAAGAATCGTCTTTCTTGGATATTAGCGTTAGAAGGCTTAGACGGTATTGGCCGCATCCAAACACAGCGCTTGGTGAATACCTTTCCTACCTACGAGGATTTATTGAACATGCCATACGAGCAAGCCTTGGTACGGATGAAAGGAGTTGCAAAAAAAGAGAACTTGCTTCAACGGCTACGGGATAAATCCTATTTCACACCTCTACTCCATGCAGCTCAAGAACAGATCACTGCTTTACAACGCATTCGGGTAGAGGTAATTTCCTGGTTAGACCCCAACTGGCCAGCCGGACTCCCAATCAATCAAAGCCCACCAAAGCCAAATCTATTGTATGGATATGGAAATATAGCCTTGCTGAAAGAACCATCCTTTGCGATCTTTGGAAGAACAGGTATAGACCCAAGTGCATTTGAACGGACCCAAAGTGCTGTAAGACATTTATTGGCACATCATAAAATGATTCTCGGTGGGCTTAATACAGGTTTTGACACGGTTGTACACAAGATTTGTGCAGAAGCCGGCCGCCCTTCTATCATGTGGGCTTCTTCTGGTTTATCACGGGTCAAGACCGAAATTCGGACGCAGGCGATGAACTCGGTGAGGCTAGGTGGTCTCATGGTCTCCTCCTTCCCCATGCAACACGGACACCAAGAGCATGATGAGTTTGAGCGGGCAAAGTGGATGGCCTCGATTGCACAATGCTGCATTTTTGCGGACGTCAAAGAAAATTCTCCAGAATACCATGCTATGAACTTAGCCATTTCCTTAGAAAAGCCTGTTTTTGGAATTGGTAATACCTTTCCAACTGGCGTCCAACCCATTTCATCGGAACAAGATTTTGTTTGGTTGACGGTCTCCTAA
- a CDS encoding S46 family peptidase: protein MKAKLRKVFSGLTLLIVMMNGVMAQSPYADSGKAGKLDGGKMWTFDNPPLAYFRNTYGFNPDAAWFEKARLGALRFATYCSASFVSPNGLIMTNHHCARESLVKVSGGSGMVEKGFLAKTGKEEVNVPDLFVEQLIEIKDVTDQVSAAGNNANNDAARDQAKAQAAIQLEKDLSASAGEGRRVQVIRMYSGAKYAAYTFQKYDDIRLVMAPELDIAYFGGDSDNFTFPRFNLDMAFFRAYSKNGKPISTPNHFPFSKNGTKDGDAVFTLGNPGTTNRLQTVSILEYRRDIAMPAQVGLFKDGLATLKKYWDPNDEEKMDEYFGYSNSWKALNGRLSGLRDQVLLDRKRDAESQMVAAINNSPALKAKYGTLISDIAAIQQQKREQGPYIAGLYGVSNGFPFESNLIKRAFLGNMYKTNNNAQLKAALDGLKDEYPKMEEELLAIRFEMMEKWLGREHALVKAAGMVGGVTPLDAARKMLATSKLANATGFAAELGGDWANSTDPAVVLGRAMGEAFTAFTGKLGPLNARERELLGQLANARFSIYGTDIPPDATFSLRISDGVVKGYAYNGTSAAPYTTFYGLMDRYHSMDGKGEWKLPARWQKLPADLDLATPFNFVSTNDIIGGNSGSPLVNTKLEVVGLAFDSNIEGLPGEFIYVDASNRTVSVDSRGMVESLDKIFDLDRIAQELRTGKYFETEAAADASMRSSAKPAPKGKKKRN, encoded by the coding sequence ATGAAAGCCAAATTAAGAAAAGTTTTCAGTGGACTTACGCTGCTCATCGTCATGATGAATGGCGTGATGGCCCAAAGTCCCTATGCGGATAGTGGTAAAGCAGGCAAATTAGATGGCGGAAAGATGTGGACATTTGACAATCCACCACTTGCATATTTTCGGAATACTTACGGGTTTAATCCAGATGCGGCTTGGTTCGAAAAGGCTAGGCTTGGCGCATTACGTTTTGCTACCTATTGTTCTGCCTCATTTGTTTCGCCAAACGGCTTGATCATGACGAACCATCACTGCGCACGGGAGAGTTTGGTAAAGGTGAGTGGAGGTTCTGGCATGGTAGAAAAAGGCTTCTTGGCCAAAACAGGCAAAGAAGAAGTGAACGTGCCGGATTTGTTCGTTGAGCAACTCATTGAAATTAAAGATGTTACAGATCAAGTAAGTGCAGCTGGCAATAATGCCAACAACGATGCGGCACGCGATCAAGCAAAAGCGCAAGCGGCCATTCAGCTAGAAAAAGACCTCTCCGCATCTGCAGGGGAAGGCCGCCGCGTTCAGGTAATCCGTATGTATAGCGGTGCAAAATATGCCGCTTATACGTTCCAAAAATATGACGATATCCGTTTGGTTATGGCGCCCGAATTGGATATTGCCTATTTTGGTGGGGACTCTGACAACTTTACCTTTCCCCGCTTTAACCTTGACATGGCCTTCTTTAGGGCATACAGCAAAAATGGGAAACCTATTTCCACCCCAAATCACTTCCCCTTTTCCAAAAATGGCACAAAAGATGGAGATGCCGTATTTACGTTGGGAAATCCCGGAACAACGAACAGATTACAAACCGTTTCTATCTTAGAATATCGTCGGGATATAGCGATGCCGGCACAAGTTGGTCTTTTTAAAGATGGTCTGGCAACACTTAAGAAGTACTGGGATCCAAACGACGAAGAAAAAATGGATGAATATTTTGGATATTCTAACAGTTGGAAGGCACTCAACGGTCGGCTTTCCGGACTTAGGGATCAAGTGCTCTTAGACAGAAAAAGAGATGCCGAGTCGCAAATGGTTGCAGCAATAAACAATTCTCCGGCTTTAAAAGCGAAATACGGAACGCTTATTTCCGATATTGCGGCTATTCAACAGCAAAAACGTGAGCAAGGCCCATACATTGCAGGGCTATACGGCGTTTCAAATGGCTTCCCGTTCGAGTCTAATTTAATTAAACGTGCGTTTTTGGGCAATATGTACAAAACGAACAACAATGCCCAACTAAAAGCCGCTTTGGATGGACTAAAAGACGAATATCCTAAGATGGAAGAAGAATTGCTTGCCATCCGTTTCGAGATGATGGAAAAGTGGCTGGGACGCGAGCACGCGCTGGTTAAAGCGGCTGGAATGGTGGGCGGTGTGACCCCATTGGATGCAGCCCGTAAAATGTTGGCAACTTCTAAATTGGCCAACGCAACCGGCTTTGCTGCCGAATTGGGAGGCGATTGGGCAAACAGCACTGATCCTGCGGTTGTCCTTGGTCGCGCAATGGGAGAGGCTTTTACGGCCTTTACCGGAAAATTAGGTCCCTTAAATGCACGGGAACGGGAACTTTTGGGACAACTTGCAAATGCCAGATTCTCGATTTATGGAACAGACATCCCACCAGATGCCACGTTTTCTTTACGAATCTCCGATGGTGTTGTGAAAGGATATGCCTATAATGGAACATCGGCAGCACCTTATACCACGTTTTATGGACTGATGGATCGTTACCACAGTATGGACGGAAAAGGCGAATGGAAACTTCCGGCACGCTGGCAAAAGTTACCTGCGGACTTGGATTTGGCCACACCGTTCAACTTCGTTTCAACCAACGATATCATTGGAGGGAACTCTGGCTCGCCTTTGGTCAATACCAAACTAGAAGTGGTTGGTTTGGCGTTTGACAGCAATATTGAAGGTTTGCCCGGAGAATTTATCTACGTGGACGCTTCAAATAGAACCGTTTCGGTTGACTCTCGCGGAATGGTGGAGTCCTTAGACAAAATTTTCGACTTGGATCGAATTGCCCAAGAATTGCGTACTGGTAAGTATTTTGAAACGGAGGCTGCGGCTGACGCCTCAATGAGGTCAAGTGCAAAACCTGCTCCAAAAGGAAAGAAAAAAAGAAATTGA
- a CDS encoding T9SS type A sorting domain-containing protein translates to MNKYFILVLLALLPYTVLGQNAPAETSSKNTNPPIYIAFLWHMHQPIYWPGETVRQTDAARRYSYSVEDIHNQRIGPYTWWPKNAVQKAADAGLANCGASVSFSGSLIENLNGLEGAGNHNFAGWKTPYQQGVQLKTAKGNPRLDMIGFGYYHPLMGLIEYEDIRRQIQLHRNLSTSTFGGAYSKGIFPPENAFSKRMIPALVAEGIQWALVDNIHFDRTSPAYPWTKNGNMYEPNKADQVNGDPGDWVQLNGLWAPTKISAAWGHRPHFAEYVNPTTGQSHRMIVVPTSRYLGNEDGRGGYGALNYDAVMSQLAPYNTDPNHPILVVLHHDGDNYGGGSEGYYGGNFQSFVDWAKTNPGRFQCTTIQDYLDQFPPNPNDVIHVEDGSWSGADNGDPEFKKWNADWDNSGYSHDRNSWAVITAAKNILETAQQVNSSHANLNEAWRHMMTAQASDYWYWDGTEIWDAAPTRGTNLAIQLADPIAKSGTDATAPSIWVPQREAYNPGGKEWEISQSGTPEFWTFAYDMSGLSSVKLYYRTDKDGTNSLTTTDNETYAGGGDVEAWQSMEMNMVAMPVAKTNPAPLLRAERYGATLSGLKDVLIDYYVEATDSKGNIRKTDIQHVWIGSGNTGGNPGTSTISWSPQNPTKDDVITITITGATQGAKLHWGVNTVGSAWQTPNAAYRPAGTVLFGAGPAVQTPFNGPDAENKLTLSIGPFNNTAQVVENISFVLNYNDNTWNNNGGQDFKFNISGNSGTNPPTITYTMDGTKDAPATQLAANGGLDLHAHWNGTSLYVASTKASTAGGDVFIFVSDAPGSLKASPWGKAGQVATWSRFLANEQDNNWAGWFDAAGNTKTATSLKQSSGTILEGTIDLATELGTVPTKIYLAVGKFGNGNGGTLSAQAPTGNGDGNLDVNEWVEFALSTATNTLNEAALPTAFFLESNYPNPFNPTTTISYNLQKAGDVTLTLYDVTGRIVRSLTKGFQTAGRYQARLDATDLTSGVYFVRLTMEGISQTRRIVLAK, encoded by the coding sequence ATGAATAAATATTTCATCCTCGTGTTGCTTGCATTGCTTCCATATACCGTATTAGGACAAAACGCACCTGCGGAAACCTCAAGCAAAAACACGAATCCACCTATATATATCGCCTTTTTATGGCATATGCACCAACCGATTTATTGGCCGGGTGAAACCGTTCGACAAACCGACGCGGCACGACGATACAGCTACTCTGTAGAGGACATCCATAACCAACGCATTGGCCCATATACATGGTGGCCCAAAAATGCCGTACAAAAAGCGGCAGATGCAGGTTTGGCCAATTGTGGTGCCTCTGTGAGTTTTTCTGGATCATTGATCGAAAATTTAAATGGTCTTGAAGGAGCTGGAAACCACAACTTTGCAGGCTGGAAAACGCCCTACCAGCAAGGCGTCCAATTAAAAACTGCAAAAGGCAATCCCCGACTGGACATGATTGGCTTCGGGTATTATCACCCACTCATGGGATTGATTGAGTACGAAGACATTCGTCGTCAAATCCAATTACATAGAAACCTTTCCACCTCGACCTTTGGCGGCGCGTATTCAAAAGGGATTTTCCCACCAGAAAATGCATTTTCTAAGCGTATGATTCCCGCATTGGTCGCAGAAGGCATCCAATGGGCATTGGTGGACAATATTCACTTCGACCGCACTTCTCCCGCCTATCCTTGGACTAAAAATGGGAACATGTATGAACCCAACAAAGCGGATCAGGTGAATGGTGATCCCGGAGATTGGGTGCAGCTGAATGGCCTTTGGGCGCCCACCAAAATCTCTGCGGCTTGGGGACATCGCCCTCATTTTGCTGAATATGTAAACCCTACAACCGGACAAAGTCATCGCATGATTGTGGTTCCAACAAGCCGTTATTTGGGAAATGAGGATGGCCGTGGTGGTTATGGAGCCTTAAATTATGATGCGGTTATGAGCCAATTAGCGCCATACAATACCGACCCCAACCATCCAATCTTGGTGGTGCTTCATCACGATGGGGATAATTATGGCGGTGGATCAGAGGGGTATTATGGGGGGAATTTCCAATCTTTTGTGGATTGGGCCAAGACAAATCCGGGACGATTCCAATGTACCACCATCCAAGACTATTTAGATCAATTCCCCCCCAACCCGAACGATGTAATCCATGTTGAAGATGGTAGTTGGAGTGGCGCTGACAATGGAGATCCTGAATTTAAAAAATGGAACGCAGACTGGGACAATTCGGGTTATAGCCACGACCGCAATTCTTGGGCAGTAATTACGGCAGCAAAAAACATCTTAGAAACAGCGCAGCAGGTCAATAGCAGTCATGCCAACCTAAACGAAGCGTGGCGCCATATGATGACGGCTCAAGCATCGGACTATTGGTACTGGGATGGAACCGAGATTTGGGACGCTGCTCCCACACGTGGAACAAATTTAGCGATTCAATTGGCTGACCCTATCGCCAAAAGTGGGACGGATGCAACCGCTCCTTCCATCTGGGTTCCACAACGTGAGGCTTATAACCCGGGTGGTAAAGAATGGGAAATTTCACAAAGCGGAACGCCAGAATTTTGGACTTTTGCGTATGATATGAGTGGCCTTTCTTCGGTAAAGTTATATTATAGAACCGACAAAGACGGAACAAACAGCCTTACAACAACAGACAATGAAACGTATGCAGGCGGTGGAGATGTAGAGGCATGGCAGAGTATGGAAATGAATATGGTTGCGATGCCTGTTGCAAAAACCAATCCAGCGCCTTTGCTCCGTGCAGAAAGGTATGGGGCTACCCTATCGGGTCTAAAGGATGTCTTGATTGATTATTATGTTGAAGCCACCGACTCCAAAGGGAATATCCGTAAAACCGATATTCAACATGTGTGGATTGGATCTGGTAATACTGGAGGAAACCCCGGAACAAGCACCATTAGCTGGAGTCCGCAAAATCCAACAAAAGACGATGTGATTACCATCACGATTACAGGAGCAACGCAAGGCGCAAAACTGCACTGGGGTGTAAATACTGTAGGCTCAGCATGGCAAACCCCAAATGCCGCTTATCGTCCAGCAGGTACGGTTCTTTTTGGAGCTGGGCCAGCCGTTCAAACACCCTTTAACGGGCCAGATGCCGAGAATAAACTCACCCTTTCTATTGGCCCCTTTAACAATACGGCACAAGTTGTTGAAAATATTTCGTTTGTACTAAACTACAATGACAATACTTGGAACAATAACGGAGGTCAGGATTTCAAATTTAACATTTCCGGCAATTCTGGAACCAATCCTCCGACCATTACCTACACGATGGACGGAACCAAAGACGCTCCGGCAACACAATTAGCCGCTAATGGCGGTTTAGACCTTCATGCACACTGGAACGGAACGTCACTCTATGTAGCTTCCACCAAAGCCTCGACGGCGGGCGGTGATGTATTTATTTTTGTTTCGGATGCTCCGGGTTCTCTCAAGGCAAGTCCGTGGGGTAAAGCCGGACAAGTAGCCACTTGGTCGCGGTTCTTGGCAAATGAGCAGGACAACAACTGGGCGGGCTGGTTTGATGCAGCAGGCAACACCAAAACAGCAACATCCCTCAAACAATCTTCTGGAACCATTCTTGAAGGCACTATAGACTTGGCAACAGAACTGGGTACAGTTCCCACCAAAATTTACTTGGCAGTTGGAAAATTTGGGAACGGCAATGGCGGGACACTTTCCGCACAAGCACCTACTGGGAATGGTGATGGAAATTTGGATGTAAACGAGTGGGTGGAATTTGCCCTTTCTACGGCAACCAACACCCTAAATGAGGCGGCACTCCCAACCGCATTTTTCTTAGAATCCAATTACCCAAATCCCTTTAACCCAACCACCACCATCAGCTACAACCTGCAAAAAGCGGGCGATGTTACACTGACATTGTATGACGTCACGGGTCGCATTGTACGGAGTCTGACGAAAGGGTTCCAAACAGCTGGACGATACCAAGCCCGCTTGGATGCTACCGACTTGACCAGCGGTGTCTATTTTGTGCGTTTGACGATGGAAGGCATCTCACAAACCCGTCGGATTGTTTTGGCAAAATAA
- a CDS encoding D-alanine--D-alanine ligase, whose translation MSGKIRVGVVMGGRSSEHEVSLRSAQSVIKAIDKERFEVVPIGITKTGKWIFHRDALAILMALADPKMLPSDFWAAHARPDAPKQVADSATMLPTKEELSTLDVLFPALHGPFGEDGTIQGMLELAHLPYVGAGVLASAVGMDKIVFKDVMKANEIPVAPYWHCLRSRWEAEPEQVLDAVEGALGYPVFTKPPNMGSSVGISKCRNREELRKGISEAVRFDRKVLVEAAVPNVREIEVSVLGNDNPLASVPGEIVPNHEFYDYSAKYLGSADNDSKLLIPSPLSDEETALIRDLAIRTYRAIDGSGLSRVDFLMNRETGEMFINEVNTMPGFTSISMYPKMWEATGIPYSALITRLIELAIERFKDRERIEV comes from the coding sequence ATGTCTGGAAAAATTCGCGTAGGCGTGGTGATGGGTGGCCGCTCATCCGAGCATGAAGTAAGCCTGCGTTCTGCACAATCTGTGATTAAAGCAATAGATAAAGAACGTTTTGAAGTGGTTCCGATAGGGATCACAAAAACGGGAAAATGGATATTCCACCGAGATGCGTTGGCCATTTTAATGGCGCTTGCCGATCCTAAAATGTTGCCATCCGATTTTTGGGCCGCTCATGCACGCCCGGATGCCCCTAAACAAGTGGCAGATTCCGCCACGATGCTCCCAACCAAAGAAGAATTGTCCACTTTAGACGTCCTGTTTCCGGCGTTACATGGGCCTTTCGGGGAAGATGGGACTATTCAGGGTATGCTGGAATTGGCGCATCTGCCTTATGTCGGGGCGGGTGTTTTGGCCTCGGCGGTGGGAATGGATAAAATCGTGTTTAAAGATGTGATGAAAGCGAATGAGATTCCGGTCGCGCCCTACTGGCATTGTTTACGATCTCGGTGGGAAGCCGAGCCAGAGCAAGTTCTAGATGCGGTGGAAGGGGCATTGGGTTACCCAGTTTTTACCAAGCCACCCAATATGGGGTCAAGTGTGGGTATTTCCAAGTGCCGAAACCGTGAGGAACTTCGAAAAGGAATCTCGGAGGCCGTTCGGTTTGATCGCAAAGTACTTGTTGAGGCTGCTGTTCCCAATGTACGCGAGATCGAAGTAAGTGTACTCGGTAATGATAATCCCTTAGCATCGGTTCCGGGCGAAATTGTGCCCAATCACGAGTTCTATGACTATTCAGCAAAGTATCTCGGAAGTGCAGATAACGACAGTAAACTGCTGATCCCATCTCCATTGTCGGACGAGGAAACCGCGCTTATCCGCGACTTAGCCATACGAACGTATCGCGCCATTGATGGTTCTGGCTTGTCGCGAGTGGACTTTTTGATGAACCGCGAAACCGGAGAAATGTTTATCAATGAGGTCAATACCATGCCGGGCTTTACTTCGATCTCGATGTACCCCAAGATGTGGGAGGCGACAGGTATTCCCTATTCCGCTTTGATCACACGATTAATCGAATTGGCCATTGAACGCTTTAAAGACCGTGAACGAATTGAAGTTTAG
- a CDS encoding DUF4105 domain-containing protein produces the protein MLPVRAQLVALSDKAEVTLLTVSEGDALYSAFGHTGLRFRDGAQGLDVVFNYGTFDFNTPGFYMKFMRGQLDYMLAVESFEDFMRTYRDLEKRGVKEQVLNLTLAQKERLFDLVKENFRPENRYYRYDFFFDNCATKPRDVFEKAFGKDLIWGNMPNPQKPFRVLLDESLRDKRWAKFGIDLILGEKTDRVATKREVMFLPEYLRQALGNAKIVQNGSSVPFVGAEKVLLESPNRPASPDWPTWLAWTLFLVLLFASLRASRMPALKRFLSWFDLVLFGIYGFIGWVIMGLWFFTDHKVTPENWNIVWLLPSHLMVASMALFGRWKQIKMRYMQINVLILILFLLLLPAIPQSLNMAFLPLILLIGLRSYYEWIEDRSQVQGEKVLPL, from the coding sequence ATGCTTCCAGTACGAGCGCAACTGGTAGCGCTTTCCGATAAAGCTGAAGTGACGTTGTTAACGGTTTCTGAAGGGGATGCCTTGTACAGTGCCTTTGGTCATACCGGTTTGCGTTTTCGAGATGGGGCACAGGGATTGGATGTGGTTTTTAATTACGGAACGTTTGATTTTAATACGCCCGGCTTTTACATGAAGTTTATGCGAGGGCAGTTGGACTATATGCTGGCCGTCGAGTCTTTCGAGGATTTCATGAGGACGTACCGCGATCTTGAAAAACGTGGGGTTAAAGAACAAGTACTTAACTTAACACTGGCACAAAAAGAAAGGCTATTCGACCTTGTTAAGGAAAATTTTCGTCCAGAAAACCGTTATTACCGGTATGATTTTTTCTTTGACAATTGTGCCACTAAGCCGCGAGATGTCTTTGAAAAAGCGTTTGGCAAGGACCTTATTTGGGGAAATATGCCAAATCCGCAAAAACCTTTCCGTGTTTTATTGGATGAAAGCCTTAGAGACAAACGGTGGGCAAAGTTTGGAATTGACCTGATATTAGGCGAAAAAACGGATCGGGTGGCCACTAAACGAGAAGTGATGTTTCTGCCTGAATACCTTCGACAGGCACTTGGAAATGCAAAAATCGTTCAAAATGGCTCTTCTGTACCTTTTGTTGGCGCTGAAAAAGTATTGCTTGAGTCCCCAAACCGTCCGGCATCTCCAGATTGGCCTACTTGGCTTGCTTGGACACTCTTTTTGGTACTCCTTTTTGCTTCTTTACGCGCTTCAAGAATGCCTGCGCTTAAACGATTTCTATCTTGGTTTGACCTAGTTCTGTTTGGGATTTATGGCTTCATTGGCTGGGTAATTATGGGCTTGTGGTTTTTTACCGACCATAAGGTTACACCTGAAAATTGGAATATCGTTTGGTTATTGCCTTCCCATCTAATGGTTGCAAGCATGGCACTGTTTGGACGTTGGAAACAAATCAAGATGCGCTATATGCAAATAAATGTATTGATCTTAATTCTTTTTTTACTGCTTTTGCCCGCAATACCTCAGTCTTTGAATATGGCTTTTTTGCCATTGATATTGCTGATTGGTCTGCGTAGCTACTACGAATGGATAGAAGATCGGTCTCAAGTGCAAGGGGAAAAAGTCCTTCCGTTATAA